The following is a genomic window from Candidatus Binatota bacterium.
TAGTCGACCAGGCTGGGAATGTCTTCGCTGCGCTCACGCAGGGGGGGGACGTCGATGACAACGACATTGAGCCGGTAGTACAGGTCCTCGCGAAATCGGCCCTGGCTTACGGTTTTTTTGAGAACCTGGTTGGTGGCGGCCACTATACGACAGTCGGCCGCGATGGTTTCGTGTCCACCAACGCGATTGAACTCTTTCTCCTGCAGTACGCGTAGTAACTTGGACTGGAGGGCGAGCGGCATCTCGCCGATTTCGTCGAGCAACAGCGTGCCGCCACGAGCCTGCTCGAACTTGCCCCGGCGCAGTTCGGATGCCCCTGTGAAAGCCCCTCTCTCGTGGCCGAACATCTCGCTTTCCAGCAGATCGTCGGGAATGGCACTGCAGTTCACCGCTATAAAAGGCCCCAGCCAGCGGTTGGACCAAGCGTGAATCGCCCGAGCTATACGCTCCTTCCCGGTTCCGCTCTCTCCTTGCAGGAGCACCACGGCGCTGCTGTCGGCTACCCTTCCAATGGTCTTGTAAACTTCCTGCATGGGCGGCGACTGGCCCACTATTTCGACACCCGGTTCGTGCTGGGAGCGCTCGCGGTTGCGCAGACTGTCGAGTTCGGACTGCAGGGCGCGTCGCTGCATTACGTTGCGGGTGAGCAGGCGAATCTTGTCAAGGTCAAAGGGCTTGGTTACGTACTCGTAGGCGCCGGCTCGGGTTGCCTCGATGGCGTTGGCCACTGTCGCCCGCCCGGTGATGATGACAACCGCGAGGTCGGATTCTCTCTCGACAATTTTTGCCAGCACGTCGAAGCCGTCGATACCGGGCAGGTTTATGTCGATAAAGGCTATGTCGAACGAAGTTTCGAGTATCGCGGCGAGGCCGCTTTCGCCGTCACCGAAGGCCAGTACTTCGTGGCCGTCAGCGGTCAGAGCGTCGGTGATGACGAGCCGGATATCGGGCTCGTCATCTATGACAGCGATTCGCGCGGGTTTTGTAGTCGTGGCGCTATCCATCAATTGAGTTTACCGCTACAGGCAGGTGAACAGTGAAGCAGGCACCCCCGGTCGGCCGGTTGTCAGCCCTTATTGTCCCGCCGTGGGCAGCGACGATGTTGCGGGTTATGGCCAAGCCGAGGCCGTGGCCGTCTTTTCGTCCGCTATAAAAGGGGGTGAACATGTTTTGCTGGGTTTGTTCGTCCAGCCCGCAGCCGTCGTCAATTACGTCCACTTTTACGTAATGCAATTTTCCGCTGTCGTTGGCAACGTAGAAGCTGTTGTCGATGGCCGTCTTCACGGTTACGTGGCCGGCGCCGGGCTGGCAGGCAGAGACCGCGTTGGACACCAGGTTGAGAAACAATACCTGTAGATGCTCGGCATCTCCAAGGACGTCGGGAAGGCTGGGGTCAAAGAGGCGTTCGATGGTCAGCTGTCGTCCGGATAGCGCCATTTCCTGCAGCTCGATGACCTGGTTCAGCACCCGGTGGATGTTGGTAGCCCGTGGCTTGGGCACCGGGGCTTCGAGCTCCATGAGGATTTGCGAGAGTTCGCCCATGCGGTCCACCTGCCGGAGTATGATGTCGCAGTATCCCGCAATTCTCTCGTCACCGGCTGCCCGGTCTTTTACCAACTGCGCGGCGCCGCGTATGCCCGAGAGCGGGTTGTTAAGTTCGTGTCCGATGGAGGCCACGAGGCGGTCCATTTCGGCCATCCTGTTTTTTTCATGGTTGGTGCTCTCAAGCGCCGCGCTGGCGGCGGTCTCGTGGAGAACCAGCACGGTGGCGTCGTCGGGTGCCGGCAAAGACGCTACCGAGGCATTGACGGATTGCGCTGCCCGGTCGGCTTTCGGCCCGTCGTCCAGCGATCCGCTGCCCCTGGCGCTGGCTTGTCCATTGGCCGAGTCGCAGCGCTCCACCAGGGTGCCGATCCAGTGCCCGTCGCCGAATACCTCGGTGCAGTTTCGCCCCGTCAGCCTGGCAAGTGAAGACCCGAGTAGCGTCTCCGCGGCTGGGTTTGCCCAGCAACAGCAGAGCTGTCTATCAAAAATGACCACGGCATCGGGCAGCGCTACGAGAGTGGGGTTGTCGTAGTGGGCGCGAGTTGCCTGGGCGGGCTGTGCTCTTTGTCGGGGCAATTGGAGATTCCTGCCGGACATGAAAAAGAGGGGGTCGACCCGGCCAACCGTCGGATGCTACCATGTAGCCGGATGGCAGACCAGTGAGGGTAGGGCAGGGATACGACATACATCGCCTCGCGCATGGCAGGCCGCTGGTGCTGGGCACCCTGCGGCTCCAGGCAGACCGAGGCTGCGAGGGCCATTCCGACGGTGACCCGGTGGCCCATGCGGTGTGCGACGCCATACTCGGTGCGCTGGCCCTCGGCGACATGGGTATCTGGTTTCCCTCGAGCGACGAACGCTGGAAAGATGCCCCGTCGTCCTTGTTCCTGGTCGAGATCAAGAAGCTGATCGCGGAGCGTGGCGCGAGGTTGCTCAACGTTGACGTAACCGTCGTCCTGGCCGAGCCGCGGCTGGCTGGTCACCTGTCTGCCATGCGCGAAGCGCTGGCCGGTCACCTTGGTTGCGATCACTTCCGCGTGTCGGTCAAAGCCAAATCTGGTGATGGACTGGGTGCCGCGGGTCGAGGCGAAGCTATCGAAGCCATGGCGGTCGCCCTGGTCGAAACGAGGGAAGATTGATTACTGCGGTTTATTGCGGCTGACTAACGTCAGGTGCTCTCAGCCGAAAAACCATCTTCACTGCAGTGCAGTCGGGCCGGTTTTTGGTTGAGCACCGTGTCCAGTAACACGTCTCGCCCCCAGAGAGTTCGCAGCAGTTCCATCGTTGCTCGCGCATGGGGCAGCTCGAGTTCCTGTCCCTGGTAACGGTGGACCAGTTGCAGTTGTCGCGAACCCTGGAAGTCGGCGTCTGTAATTTCGATGACGGGCAGTGACCCCGTACCCACCGAAGCCACCAGGGAGTCACGGACTGACTCCCAACCCTGCTCGTCCGCAACCCTGGTCACGACCGTGTCACGGCCTTTTTCGGCGAACTCGAAAAGTCCCAGGTCTCTGACGAGATCGCGATCAAGAAACCTTCTCAGAAACGAACTATCGCGGTCCGTTTCCCTGGCCGTGAACAGGGATTGGTGGCCCGCATTTCGCCGGCGGTGGTCGATCGGTCCGTCACCTTCCTCGCGCTCGTAGATGGCTTGCCAGATTCGGAAGCCCACGTGGTAGGGGTTGATGCCACCGGGGTGGGGACGGATGACCTGGTTGTGATTGATCATGAATTCGAGTCTCAAATCCTCGGGCAAGCCGAGTTCGGACATGATCTGGTAGTGCCAGTAACTGGCCCAGCCTTCGTTCATTATCTTGGTTTCCATCTGCGGGATGAAGTAGTGGGCCTGCTCGTGGACGATGGTGAGGATATCCTTCTGCCACTCGGCGAGATAAGGATTGTAGTCACGGATGAACAGGAGAAGGTCGGGCTCCGGCTCCAATGGTATGCGACTCAGATCGGGATCTTCTTTGCAGCGCGGAGCGTGGATCGAAGCGTTTCGATCCGCTGGGGGCGTGGCAATATCAATCGCGCGTTGCAGTTGTTCGGACCTCGTCGTTTTGCGTATCGACATATTTCTACGGCAGTTGAAAGCCAGCGCGTGGGCAGCGTCGAGCGTCGCTTCGACGGCAGTCGGCCCCGCAGCCGGGTCCTCCACGTAGGAGCGAATACGCTCGGCGTGCGATTTGAAGCGGGCCACGGTGTGCTGGGGTTCGGTGTCTCCGAAGGTGCTGTTGTTGCGAAAGAAATCGTTGTGGCCGTACACGTGGGCCATGGTGAGTATGTTAAGGCCCAGTGAGTTGTCGCGCATGAGGTAGGCCAGCGACGGGTCTGAGTTGATTACCATCTCGTAGGGAAGGCCCGATACGCCGTGGTCGTAGAGGGTCTTTTGCTTTTCGAAGGACTTACCGAAAGACCAGTGGGGGTACTGCGACGGCATGCCAGAGTAGGCCATGTAGCCAAGCATGTCGTTGTGGTCGCAGATCTCGAACTCCTGGGCGTAGCACTCCAGGCCGAAGGCGTCTACCAGTTCGACGATCCGATCGTCCCACTCCCTGAGCTCATCCAGTCCGGCGTGACTCACGCGGCCTCCTCCTCGGCCCCTAGGAAGGCCTTGAAGGCTGGCCAGACGTCTTCTTTGCCCTCGATCAAAACCGAGCGAAAATTGGAGGCGGTGACAGCTTTGAAAATATCGATCAACGAGTTGCCGTAGGCGCTGGCGCGCTGGGGCTTGATCTCCCCGTAGCCAAACATATTGCAAGCATCGCAGAGTTTCTGAGCGCTCTTTATGGCGTCGGGGTTGTCACTGGCAAAGTTGTCACCGTCCGAACAGTGAAAAGCGTACACGTTCCAAAGGTCAGGGTGGTAACGATCGACGATGATCTCCAGCGCCTTGTTGTAGCCCGACGAAACGAAAGTGCCGCCAGATTCTCCCTTGTGGAAGAACTCGTCTTCGGTGACTTCCCGCGCGTCGATGTCGTGTGAAAGAAAGATCACGTCGACTTTCTCGTAGCGCCTTGCCACGAACTGGTAGAGCATGAAGAAGAAACTACGGGCGAGGTATTTCTTGGTGGTGCCCATCGAGCCCGAGGTGTCCATAATACAGAAGACCACGGCGTTGGACTCCTTGTGTATCTCGGTAGTCCTGTGGCGGTAGGACAGGTCCTCGGCGCGAAAGGGCATGCGCTCTCCGCCGG
Proteins encoded in this region:
- a CDS encoding DUF444 family protein — encoded protein: MGAIFRPASRESSDRSAGDRLRHRQKVRRSIMDNIGDIVADESIIGRSGDQVVKVPIRGIKEYRFVHGENHQSVGEGASDDLAEGDVIARKPDSTEGKPGQAGEEPGVDYYETDITLDELIDMMFEDLNLPDLERKEMSSIESLRNTKRKGYRKVGLRVKLDRRRTARNKIRRSLSASSRATDAGGERMPFRAEDLSYRHRTTEIHKESNAVVFCIMDTSGSMGTTKKYLARSFFFMLYQFVARRYEKVDVIFLSHDIDAREVTEDEFFHKGESGGTFVSSGYNKALEIIVDRYHPDLWNVYAFHCSDGDNFASDNPDAIKSAQKLCDACNMFGYGEIKPQRASAYGNSLIDIFKAVTASNFRSVLIEGKEDVWPAFKAFLGAEEEAA
- a CDS encoding sigma-54-dependent Fis family transcriptional regulator, which encodes MDSATTTKPARIAVIDDEPDIRLVITDALTADGHEVLAFGDGESGLAAILETSFDIAFIDINLPGIDGFDVLAKIVERESDLAVVIITGRATVANAIEATRAGAYEYVTKPFDLDKIRLLTRNVMQRRALQSELDSLRNRERSQHEPGVEIVGQSPPMQEVYKTIGRVADSSAVVLLQGESGTGKERIARAIHAWSNRWLGPFIAVNCSAIPDDLLESEMFGHERGAFTGASELRRGKFEQARGGTLLLDEIGEMPLALQSKLLRVLQEKEFNRVGGHETIAADCRIVAATNQVLKKTVSQGRFREDLYYRLNVVVIDVPPLRERSEDIPSLVDYFLDNINREHGFAIRGLSPDALSSLIAHDWPGNVRELENVLVRAAAMAPSRLLTTEDLPFSGRRETNDYHSLSLDEIMVVKLREYLDRQGESPPGDLHPRVLELVEKPLIEVVLERVGGNQLHAARMLGINRNTLRKKITDLGIDLRSFGDRN
- the ispF gene encoding 2-C-methyl-D-erythritol 2,4-cyclodiphosphate synthase; its protein translation is MRVGQGYDIHRLAHGRPLVLGTLRLQADRGCEGHSDGDPVAHAVCDAILGALALGDMGIWFPSSDERWKDAPSSLFLVEIKKLIAERGARLLNVDVTVVLAEPRLAGHLSAMREALAGHLGCDHFRVSVKAKSGDGLGAAGRGEAIEAMAVALVETRED
- a CDS encoding stage V sporulation protein R — protein: MSHAGLDELREWDDRIVELVDAFGLECYAQEFEICDHNDMLGYMAYSGMPSQYPHWSFGKSFEKQKTLYDHGVSGLPYEMVINSDPSLAYLMRDNSLGLNILTMAHVYGHNDFFRNNSTFGDTEPQHTVARFKSHAERIRSYVEDPAAGPTAVEATLDAAHALAFNCRRNMSIRKTTRSEQLQRAIDIATPPADRNASIHAPRCKEDPDLSRIPLEPEPDLLLFIRDYNPYLAEWQKDILTIVHEQAHYFIPQMETKIMNEGWASYWHYQIMSELGLPEDLRLEFMINHNQVIRPHPGGINPYHVGFRIWQAIYEREEGDGPIDHRRRNAGHQSLFTARETDRDSSFLRRFLDRDLVRDLGLFEFAEKGRDTVVTRVADEQGWESVRDSLVASVGTGSLPVIEITDADFQGSRQLQLVHRYQGQELELPHARATMELLRTLWGRDVLLDTVLNQKPARLHCSEDGFSAEST